In Sorghum bicolor cultivar BTx623 chromosome 10, Sorghum_bicolor_NCBIv3, whole genome shotgun sequence, one genomic interval encodes:
- the LOC8065754 gene encoding ent-isokaurene C2-hydroxylase, producing MALLLAWCLYMILIFVPLALVLLDLRCLWTPACAPGTRLPPGPWRLPVIGTLHHLMTVKNPRLVHRALAVLARRWDAPVMYVRLGELHAVVVSSADAAREVIRENDTNFATRSMTATIRATIGDKVGLVLSPHGAMWRRLRRICTTELLSARRVRSFRSIREDEAAHLARAIATDARSGGERRQLVNVSELVSRYVSDTVLRAIMGERFRWREEFMATLDKAMTRGAEFSAGDLFPSSMLLLRAINGTVSESKALNAKLFELVDRAIDQRRGRKAGAAAGDGALLDVLLRLQEHDDDLDCPLTMATIKAVILDMFGTGTSTTSTTIQWAMLELMKNPKLMQKAQQEIRHVLGCKSRVTEDDLTSLKYLKLVIKETLRLHPGTCVLFPKASQESCKILGYDVPKGMLMIMNVWAINRDPNYWDDADVFKPERFEGTSVDFRGTDFQFLPFSGGRRMCPGIMLAHANIELALATLLYHFDWQLPPGVTPDEVDMTEKFGVDVRPKRDVYLCPGLVLPLKIE from the exons ATGGCGCTACTGCTCGCTTGGTGCTTGTATATGATTCTAATCTTCGTCCCCCTGGCTCTAGTACTCCTCGATCTGCGTTGTCTATGGACTCCAGCTTGTGCGCCAGggacaaggttgccgccgggaCCGTGGCGGCTCCCGGTAATTGGCACCCTCCACCACCTAATGACCGTGAAGAACCCACGGCTCGTGCACCGTGCCTTGGCCGTCCTCGCACGCCGCTGGGACGCCCCCGTCATGTACGTCCGGCTAGGCGAGCTGCACGCCGTCGTCGTCTCGTCGGCCGACGCCGCACGCGAAGTCATCAGGGAGAACGACACCAACTTCGCCACCCGGTCCATGACCGCGACCATCAGAGCCACCATCGGCGACAAGGTGGGGCTCGTCCTGTCGCCCCACGGCGCCATGTGGCGGAGGCTCCGCAGGATCTGCACGACGGAGCTCCTGAGCGCAAGGCGCGTTCGATCCTTCCGCTCCATCCGGGAGGACGAGGCCGCGCACCTCGCCCGCGCCATCGCCACGGACGCGCGCTCCGGCGGCGAGCGTCGTCAGTTGGTCAACGTCAGCGAGCTGGTTTCCCGGTACGTGTCCGACACCGTCCTGCGCGCCATCATGGGCGAGCGGTTCAGGTGGCGGGAAGAGTTCATGGCCACGCTGGACAAGGCCATGACGAGGGGCGCCGAGTTCAGCGCGGGCGACCTGTTCCCGTCGTCGATGCTCCTGCTGCGAGCCATTAACGGCACGGTGAGCGAGTCCAAGGCGCTGAACGCCAAGCTGTTCGAGCTGGTGGATCGCGCCATCGACCAGCGCCGCGGGAGGAAGGCTGGAGCTGCTGCCGGAGACGGCGCATTGCTCGATGTGCTTCTGAGGTTGCAGGAACACGATGATGATCTCGACTGCCCTCTCACCATGGCGACCATTAAAGCTGTCATCCTG GACATGTTTGGGACTGGAACCAGTACAACATCGACAACCATCCAATGGGCCATGTTAGAGCTCATGAAGAATCCGAAACTGATGCAGAAAGCGCAACAAGAGATACGCCATGTCCTGGGATGCAAGTCGCGGGTAACAGAGGACGACTTGACCAGCCTGAAGTACCTAAAGCTTGTGATCAAAGAGACACTACGGTTGCACCCGGGAACATGCGTGCTCTTCCCAAAAGCGAGTCAGGAATCTTGCAAGATCCTTGGGTACGATGTGCCGAAAGGCATGCTCATGATCATGAATGTGTGGGCGATTAATAGGGACCCAAATTACTGGGATGACGCCGACGTTTTCAAGCCAGAGCGTTTCGAAGGAACTAGCGTTGATTTTCGTGGCACGGACTTCCAGTTCTTGCCCTTCAGTGGAGGAAGAAGGATGTGCCCGGGCATAATGCTGGCGCATGCCAACATTGAGTTGGCACTCGCGACACTCCTGTATCACTTCGACTGGCAGCTCCCaccgggggtcacacccgatgaGGTAGACATGACTGAGAAATTTGGTGTCGATGTTCGCCCAAAGAGGGATGTTTACCTCTGCCCAGGCCTAGTTCTGCCACTGAAAATAGAGTAG
- the LOC8061522 gene encoding probable 2-oxoglutarate-dependent dioxygenase AOP1: MANNLQGSIPRIVLTGIDPAAGPLDSRWTTVRAAVMDALVEHGCFEAVMDGLIAPELTAAALGPGGAVESLLSLPVSAKARNTSQMPYRGYVGSVPGLPYESLAIVDPLNPDAVRAFADLMWPDTGNKSFCESMHAYAEKVAVLEAMVRRMVLESAGATAEYIEEQAKATSFKLRLTEYVAPGTADGRVVGLPAHRDTSFLAVLTQNDIDGVEVECGRGEGEGEGGGAWARPALLPGSFLIFAGDTFKVLTNGRVFNPLHRVVMSGDKTRYSSILFSSPKDDVIVRAIDEAVDAQHPAVYRPFEYGEYVVFCYKPEMLRRTNKLDAFAAVRVDG; this comes from the exons ATGGCCAACAACCTGCAGGGCAGCATCCCCAGGATCGTCCTCACCGGCATCGACCCAGCCGCAGGTCCCCTTGACTCCCGGTGGACCACCGTGCGCGCCGCCGTCATGGACGCGCTCGTCGAGCACGGCTGCTTCGAGGCCGTCATGGACGGCCTGATCGCTCCCGAGCTCACCGCGGCCGCTCTCGGCCCGGGCGGCGCGGTGGAGTCCCTCCTCTCTCTGCCTGTGAGCGCCAAGGCGCGCAACACCAGCCAGATGCCGTACCGCGGCTACGTCGGCTCCGTCCCCGGCTTGCCGTACGAGAGCTTGGCCATCGTGGACCCGCTCAACCCCGACGCAGTCCGCGCCTTCGCCGACCTCATGTGGCCCGACACCGGCAACAAATCCTTCTG CGAGTCGATGCACGCGTACGCGGAGAAAGTGGCGGTGCTGGAGGCCATGGTGCGGCGCATGGTGCTGGAGAGCGCGGGCGCAACCGCCGAGTACATCGAGGAGCAGGCGAAGGCAACGTCGTTCAAGCTCCGGCTGACGGAGTACGTGGCGCCCGGCACGGCGGATGGGAGGGTCGTCGGCCTCCCCGCGCACCGGGACACGAGCTTCCTCGCCGTGCTCACGCAGAACGACATCGACGGCGTGGAGGTGGAGTGTGGCcgcggcgagggcgagggcgagggcggcgGCGCCTGGGCTCGCCCCGCGCTGTTGCCCGGCTCATTCCTCATCTTCGCCGGCGACACGTTCAAGGTACTGACGAACGGCCGGGTGTTCAACCCGCTGCACCGCGTGGTGATGTCCGGCGACAAGACCCGCTACTCCTCCATCCTCTTCTCCTCCCCGAAAGACGACGTCATCGTTCGCGCCATCGACGAGGCAGTGGACGCCCAGCATCCCGCCGTCTACAGGCCCTTCGAGTACGGCGAGTACGTCGTTTTCTGCTACAAGCCGGAGATGCTTCGGCGCACCAACAAGCTGGACGCTTTCGCCGCCGTTCGCGTCGACGGATAG